One genomic window of Glycine soja cultivar W05 chromosome 9, ASM419377v2, whole genome shotgun sequence includes the following:
- the LOC114425813 gene encoding uncharacterized protein LOC114425813, which translates to MNSVARRLSRLFRHSGFTPEPFNNGHHQMQKLQQCRGIRVKVIGGNLEAALGLMQRKMQSSGIERMIKQEQRFHIKNSEKRVLAQKNLERKIRSEDLARKLKAIMIKKVRGL; encoded by the exons ATGAACTCAGTTGCAAGGCGTTTATCAAGATTATTCAGACATTCAGGTTTCACGCCTGAACCCTTCAATAATGGCCATCATCAAATGCAGAAGCTTCAGCAATGCAGAGGCATAAGAGTGAAGGTCATAGGTGGGAACTTGGAAGCAGCATTGGGATTGATGCAGCGTAAGATGCAATCAAGTGGGATTGAGAGGATGATAAAGCAAGAGCAAAGATTCCATATCAAAAACTCTGAGAAGCGTGTTTTAGCCCAAAAGAACTTGGAGCGGAAGATTCGATCTGAAGATCTTGCTAGGAAACTTAAGGCCATTATGATCAAGAAAGTCAG GGGTCTATGA
- the LOC114425751 gene encoding pentatricopeptide repeat-containing protein At1g71460, chloroplastic-like — protein sequence MENSVSSLSLCFPPNPKTHIFQAFSFRPSPRSPPPPSKTHHTKPPRFTTPRKHRTKKPKPFTEKDAFPSSLPLHNKNPIFIFKDIKRFARQNKLKEALTILDYVDQRGIPVDATTFSSVVAACIRAKSLPQGREVHTHIRINGLENNSFLRTKLVHMYTACGSLEDAQKLFDGLPCESVYPWNALLRGTVVSGKRQYIDVLKTYTEMRALGVELNVYSFSNVIKSFAGARAFSQGLKTHGLLIKNGLVDNYILRTSLIDMYFKCGKVRLACRVFEEIPERDVVVWGAMLAGFAHNRLQREVLEYVRWMVEEGVKPNSVVMTIVIPVIGEVCARRLGQEFHAYVVKTKSYSKLVPVQSSLIDMYCKCGDMISARRVFYGSKERNVVCWTALMSGYAANGKLEQALRSTIWMQQEGFRPDVVTLATVLPVCAQLRALEQGKQIHAYALKHWFLPNVSVASSLMTMYSKCGVVEYSRRLFDNMEQRNVISWTAMIDSYIENGYLCEALGVIRSMQLSKHRPDSVAIGRMLSVCGERKLVKLGKEIHGQILKRDFTSVHFVSAELINMYGFFGDINKANLVFNAVPVKGSMTWTALIRAYGYNELYQDAVNLFDQMRYSPNHFTFEAILSICDKAGFVDDACRIFNSMPRYKIEASKEHFAIMVRLLTHNGQLEKAQRFEQMSSFL from the coding sequence ATGGAAAACTCTGTTTCATCTCTCTCACTATGTTTCCCTCCAAACCCCAAAACCCACATTTTCCAAGCTTTCAGCTTTAGACCCTCCCCACGATCCCCACCACCACCCTCCAAAACCCACCACACAAAACCTCCCAGATTCACCACCCCCAGAAAGCACAGAACCAAAAAGCCAAAACCCTTCACCGAAAAAGACGCGTTTCCGAGCTCCCTACCCCTCCACAACAAAAACCCAATCTTCATCTTCAAAGACATCAAACGCTTCGCTCGCCAGAACAAGCTCAAGGAGGCTCTCACCATCTTGGACTACGTTGACCAGCGCGGCATCCCCGTCGACGCCACCACTTTCTCTTCTGTCGTCGCCGCGTGCATTCGTGCCAAGTCACTGCCACAAGGAAGGGAAGTTCACACCCACATCAGAATCAATGGACTCGAAAACAACTCTTtcttgcggacaaagcttgttCACATGTACACCGCATGTGGGTCGTTGGAAGATGCGCAGAAGCTGTTTGATGGATTGCCCTGCGAGAGCGTGTACCCGTGGAACGCTTTGCTCAGAGGGACTGTGGTTTCTGGGAAGAGACAGTACATTGATGTGCTCAAGACTTATACTGAGATGAGGGCATTGGGGGTTGAGTTGAATGTGTATAGTTTCTCTAATGTGATTAAGAGTTTCGCTGGCGCGAGAGCATTTTCGCAAGGATTGAAGACTCATGGACTTTTGATTAAAAATGGATTGGTGGATAACTACATTCTTAGGACCAGTTTGATTGATATGTACTTCAAGTGTGGGAAGGTTAGGCTCGCGTGCCGGGTGTTTGAGGAAATTCCCGAGAGGGATGTTGTTGTGTGGGGGGCGATGCTTGCTGGGTTTGCGCACAATAGGTTGCAGAGGGAGGTGTTGGAGTATGTGAGGTGGATGGTGGAGGAGGGAGTGAAGCCAAATTCGGTTGTGATGACGATTGTTATTCCTGTGATCGGGGAGGTTTGTGCGAGGAGGTTGGGTCAGGAGTTTCATGCTTATGTTGTGAAAACTAAATCGTACTCTAAGCTGGTGCCCGTTCAGTCTTCTTTGATTGATATGTATTGCAAGTGTGGGGATATGATTTCGGCGAGACGGGTTTTTTATGGTTCAAAGGAGAGGAATGTGGTTTGTTGGACTGCTCTGATGTCGGGGTATGCTgcgaatgggaaactagagcaGGCGCTGAGGTCCACGATTTGGATGCAGCAAGAAGGGTTCAGGCCTGATGTGGTGACACTTGCCACTGTTCTTCCGGTTTGTGCACAGTTGAGGGCTTTGGAACAAGGGAAGCAGATTCATGCGTATGCTTTGAAACATTGGTTTCTGCCTAATGTGTCTGTAGCTTCTTCATTGATGACGATGTACTCCAAGTGTGGTGTTGTTGAGTATTCTAGAAGGTTATTTGATAATATGGAACAAAGGAATGTGATTTCATGGACCGCCATGATTGATTCGTATATTGAAAATGGGTATCTGTGTGAAGCACTTGGTGTGATTAGGTCAATGCAATTGTCAAAGCACAGGCCAGACTCTGTTGCTATTGGAAGGATGTTGAGTGTTTGTGGTGAACGAAAACTTGTGAAGCTTGGGAAGGAGATTCATGGGCAGATATTGAAAAGGGACTTTACATCAGTCCATTTTGTTTCTGCAGAACTTATCAATATGTATGGTTTCTTTGGAGATATTAATAAGGCCAATTTGGTGTTTAATGCAGTTCCAGTTAAAGGTTCTATGACATGGACTGCTCTTATTAGGGCCTATGGATATAATGAATTGTATCAAGATGCAGTTAACCTTTTTGATCAAATGAGATATTCTCCAAACCACTTTACCTTTGAAGCCATTCTATCTATATGTGACAAAGCTGGATTTGTTGATGATGCTTGTAGAATCTTCAATTCAATGCCTAGATATAAAATTGAAGCATCTAAGGAACACTTCGCTATTATGGTGCGATTACTTACACACAATGGTCAACTAGAGAAAGCTCAGAGATTTGAACAAATGAGTTCTTTCTTGTAG
- the LOC114425617 gene encoding uncharacterized protein LOC114425617, which yields MANYGTTQRIPSSSTPPSTADNYEPEPKAPQEKFYSDFRIYCPINIPSTSEAAGVRIMRNMCNFGLYYTLFVWIILFITLIPQRKVSLILFVTMTYVTTLYILLLRVFPNSVVLHRIIDKRVVLALLAIATAVQLILTEAGIHLAVTLASSVPVLLVHAVLWASYDAFEVEDASAKGELAPLAGHSENVDDNTDAA from the coding sequence ATGGCAAATTATGGAACCACACAGAGAATACCCTCCTCCTCAACACCACCATCCACTGCAGACAATTATGAACCAGAACCAAAAGCACCCCAAGAAAAATTCTACAGTGATTTCAGAATCTACTGCCCCATTAACATTCCCTCCACATCAGAAGCTGCAGGAGTGCGCATCATGAGAAACATGTGCAATTTTGGGTTGTACTACACACTCTTTGTGTGGATCATACTCTTCATAACCCTCATCCCTCAGCGCAAGGTGTCATTGATTCTGTTTGTGACCATGACCTATGTGACAACCCTTTATATTTTACTCTTGAGGGTATTTCCAAACTCTGTTGTGCTTCACAGAATCATAGACAAAAGGGTTGTGTTGGCTTTGCTTGCAATTGCAACTGCGGTGCAGCTGATTTTGACTGAGGCAGGCATTCATCTTGCAGTGACTTTGGCTAGTAGTGTGCCTGTGCTTCTGGTTCATGCTGTTTTGTGGGCTAGCTATGATGCCTTTGAGGTTGAGGATGCTTCTGCAAAAGGAGAACTGGCTCCACTTGCAGGCCATAGTGAAAATGTTGATGACAATACTGATGCTGCTTAA
- the LOC114367368 gene encoding uncharacterized protein LOC114367368 isoform X2, with amino-acid sequence MYPSYYYPSSFCGAYATNFSNLWFNRRGTSIEPFSDPPKSTSSVMANFGTTHRTPTTTTTPSPPSLDPYEPKAPHEKLYTDFKIYWPFTTPLTSEAAAIRVIRNLENLGLYYTLFVWIILFIVLIPHLFATFVQLILTEAGIQLAVTLACAVPFLLVHAVFWVSHHGFEIEDDSDTKEMAPLVGHNRCTCGAKGSLENV; translated from the exons ATGTACCCATCTTACTATTATCCTTCTAGTTTCTGTGGGGCATATGCAACAAACTTCTCCAATTTGTGGTTCAATAGAAGAGGTACCTCAATTGAGCCATTCTCTGATCCTCCAAAGTCCACTTCAAGTGTTATGGCAAACTTTGGAACTACACATAGAACACCCACCACTACCACTACACCTTCACCACCCTCCTTAGACCCTTATGAACCAAAAGCGCCTCATGAAAAGTTATACACTGATTTCAAAATCTACTGGCCCTTCACCACGCCCTTGACTTCAGAAGCTGCAGCAATTCGTGTCATCAGAAACTTGGAGAATCTTGGCTTGTACTACACACTCTTTGTGTGGATCATACTCTTCATAGTCCTCATTCCTCATC TGTTTGCGACATTTGTGCAGCTGATTTTGACTGAGGCAGGGATTCAGCTTGCTGTGACTTTGGCTTGTGCTGTGCCTTTTCTTTTGGTGCATGCAGTTTTTTGGGTTAGTCATCATGGCTTTGAGATTGAGGATGATTCTGATACCAAAGAAATGGCTCCTCTTGTTGGCCATAATAGATGTACATGTGGAGCCAAGGGTAGTCTAGAGAATGTTTAA
- the LOC114367368 gene encoding uncharacterized protein LOC114367368 isoform X1, protein MYPSYYYPSSFCGAYATNFSNLWFNRRGTSIEPFSDPPKSTSSVMANFGTTHRTPTTTTTPSPPSLDPYEPKAPHEKLYTDFKIYWPFTTPLTSEAAAIRVIRNLENLGLYYTLFVWIILFIVLIPHRKSSLILLVIMTYVIVLYCLVLRAHPKSVFLHRTIDKKFVLALLVFATFVQLILTEAGIQLAVTLACAVPFLLVHAVFWVSHHGFEIEDDSDTKEMAPLVGHNRCTCGAKGSLENV, encoded by the coding sequence ATGTACCCATCTTACTATTATCCTTCTAGTTTCTGTGGGGCATATGCAACAAACTTCTCCAATTTGTGGTTCAATAGAAGAGGTACCTCAATTGAGCCATTCTCTGATCCTCCAAAGTCCACTTCAAGTGTTATGGCAAACTTTGGAACTACACATAGAACACCCACCACTACCACTACACCTTCACCACCCTCCTTAGACCCTTATGAACCAAAAGCGCCTCATGAAAAGTTATACACTGATTTCAAAATCTACTGGCCCTTCACCACGCCCTTGACTTCAGAAGCTGCAGCAATTCGTGTCATCAGAAACTTGGAGAATCTTGGCTTGTACTACACACTCTTTGTGTGGATCATACTCTTCATAGTCCTCATTCCTCATCGTAAGTCGTCATTGATTTTGTTGGTCATCATGACCTATGTGATAGTTCTTTATTGTTTAGTTCTAAGGGCACACCCCAAATCTGTTTTCCTTCATAGAACCATAGATAAAAAGTTTGTGTTGGCTTTGCTAGTGTTTGCGACATTTGTGCAGCTGATTTTGACTGAGGCAGGGATTCAGCTTGCTGTGACTTTGGCTTGTGCTGTGCCTTTTCTTTTGGTGCATGCAGTTTTTTGGGTTAGTCATCATGGCTTTGAGATTGAGGATGATTCTGATACCAAAGAAATGGCTCCTCTTGTTGGCCATAATAGATGTACATGTGGAGCCAAGGGTAGTCTAGAGAATGTTTAA
- the LOC114425125 gene encoding uncharacterized protein LOC114425125 isoform X1, which yields MTASARSSLKKMSWARGQSSGWTAFDLKQRKNNNFESEDDKDPFPAIGTTDPMVGKNHVPAKPFSSVLLPTRNFPPFKEGGNSKKAMVGSDSDGKYCGATAQEDVNLAIKKLREQHLWAEHSLIDDIFSAVNNNIDKATALLETMDPAANFEESKVSSNPRSTTSDDTPCKDKTDDSLTSEKVEDDIPFDSNLVDNLQDNDKDLEDRNAPSGQKLSDVDYLRCKMKLLNSIPVEPEWEDDDIYISNRKDALRTMRSASRHSRAASSAFLRGDHFSAQHHSMKARAERHTAEELNSDAAKKILSVRNNENDIWKLDLHGLHATEAIQALQEHLYRIESQGFSKSSATSNGVKENGLGHSTLGSLNFMDREAPLRLRPLALHVITGVGNHSRGQAALPTAVRSFLNENRYRFEEMRPGVITVWPKFRQN from the exons ATGACTGCTTCAGCCCGATCTTCCCTTAAGAAGATGTCATGGGCTAGGGGTCAATCCTCTGGTTGGACAGCTTTTGATCTCAAGCAGAGAAAGAATAACAATTTTGAATCTGAAGATGACAAGGACCCTTTCCCAGCTATAGGCACTACCGATCCTATGGTCGGGAAGAACCATGTTCCTGCAAAGCCTTTCTCTTCAGTACTTCTCCCAACTAGAAACTTCCCCCCTTTCAAAGAGGGTGGGAATAGCAAAAAGGCAATGGTAGGTTCTGATTCTGATGGAAAATATTGCGGGGCTACTGCTCAGGAAGATGTTAATTTAGCTATCAAAAAGCTTAGAGAGCAGCATCTTTGGGCTGAACATAGCTTGATAGATGATATTTTCTCTGCTGTTAATAACAATATTGACAAGGCCACAGCTTTATTGGAAACTATGGACCCTGCAGCGAATTTTGAAGAATCCAAAGTATCCAGCAATCCTAGATCAACTACTTCAGATGATACTCCTTGTAAGGATAAGACTGACGATAGTCTTACTTCAGAAAAGGTTGAGGATGACATTCCCTTCGATTCTAATCTTGTTGATAATCTCCAGGATAATGATAAGGACTTGGAGGATAGAAATGCTCCCTCAGGTCAAAAGCTTTCTGATGTTGATTACTTGAGATGCAAAATGAAACTCTTGAATTCCATTCCTGTTGAGCCTGAATGGGAGGATGATGATATTTACATTAGCAATCGAAAGGATGCATTGAGGACAATGCG GTCAGCATCACGACATTCTAGGGCAGCTTCTAGTGCTTTTCTTAGAGGTGATCATTTTTCTGCTCAACATCATTCAATGAAAGCTCGGGCGGAACGGCATACTGCTGAAGAACTTAATTCTGATGCAGCCAAAAAAATTTTAAGCGTCAGGAATAATGAAAATGATATCTGGAAACTTGATTTGCATGGTCTTCATGCAACTGAAGCTATTCAAGCATTGCAAGAACATCTCTACAGAATTGAAAGCCAAGGCTTCTCAAAGAGTTCAGCCACTTCAAATGGCGTGAAGGAAAACGGGCTTGGACATTCTACACTTGGATCTCTCAATTTCATGGACAGGGAAGCACCATTACGGCTCAGACCATTAGCTTTGCATGTCATAACAG GTGTCGGTAATCACAGTCGGGGACAAGCCGCTCTTCCTACAGCTGTCAGAAGTTTCCTCAATGAAAACAG GTACCGTTTTGAGGAGATGAGACCGGGCGTAATTACAGTGTGGCCCAAGTTTcgtcaaaattga
- the LOC114425125 gene encoding uncharacterized protein LOC114425125 isoform X2, which translates to MTASARSSLKKMSWARGQSSGWTAFDLKQRKNNNFESEDDKDPFPAIGTTDPMVGKNHVPAKPFSSVLLPTRNFPPFKEGGNSKKAMVGSDSDGKYCGATAQEDVNLAIKKLREQHLWAEHSLIDDIFSAVNNNIDKATALLETMDPAANFEESKVSSNPRSTTSDDTPCKDKTDDSLTSEKVEDDIPFDSNLVDNLQDNDKDLEDRNAPSGQKLSDVDYLRCKMKLLNSIPVEPEWEDDDIYISNRKDALRTMRSASRHSRAASSAFLRGDHFSAQHHSMKARAERHTAEELNSDAAKKILSVRNNENDIWKLDLHGLHATEAIQALQEHLYRIESQGFSKSSATSNGVKENGLGHSTLGSLNFMDREAPLRLRPLALHVITGVGNHSRGQAALPTAVRSFLNENRSKISQCSTVLRR; encoded by the exons ATGACTGCTTCAGCCCGATCTTCCCTTAAGAAGATGTCATGGGCTAGGGGTCAATCCTCTGGTTGGACAGCTTTTGATCTCAAGCAGAGAAAGAATAACAATTTTGAATCTGAAGATGACAAGGACCCTTTCCCAGCTATAGGCACTACCGATCCTATGGTCGGGAAGAACCATGTTCCTGCAAAGCCTTTCTCTTCAGTACTTCTCCCAACTAGAAACTTCCCCCCTTTCAAAGAGGGTGGGAATAGCAAAAAGGCAATGGTAGGTTCTGATTCTGATGGAAAATATTGCGGGGCTACTGCTCAGGAAGATGTTAATTTAGCTATCAAAAAGCTTAGAGAGCAGCATCTTTGGGCTGAACATAGCTTGATAGATGATATTTTCTCTGCTGTTAATAACAATATTGACAAGGCCACAGCTTTATTGGAAACTATGGACCCTGCAGCGAATTTTGAAGAATCCAAAGTATCCAGCAATCCTAGATCAACTACTTCAGATGATACTCCTTGTAAGGATAAGACTGACGATAGTCTTACTTCAGAAAAGGTTGAGGATGACATTCCCTTCGATTCTAATCTTGTTGATAATCTCCAGGATAATGATAAGGACTTGGAGGATAGAAATGCTCCCTCAGGTCAAAAGCTTTCTGATGTTGATTACTTGAGATGCAAAATGAAACTCTTGAATTCCATTCCTGTTGAGCCTGAATGGGAGGATGATGATATTTACATTAGCAATCGAAAGGATGCATTGAGGACAATGCG GTCAGCATCACGACATTCTAGGGCAGCTTCTAGTGCTTTTCTTAGAGGTGATCATTTTTCTGCTCAACATCATTCAATGAAAGCTCGGGCGGAACGGCATACTGCTGAAGAACTTAATTCTGATGCAGCCAAAAAAATTTTAAGCGTCAGGAATAATGAAAATGATATCTGGAAACTTGATTTGCATGGTCTTCATGCAACTGAAGCTATTCAAGCATTGCAAGAACATCTCTACAGAATTGAAAGCCAAGGCTTCTCAAAGAGTTCAGCCACTTCAAATGGCGTGAAGGAAAACGGGCTTGGACATTCTACACTTGGATCTCTCAATTTCATGGACAGGGAAGCACCATTACGGCTCAGACCATTAGCTTTGCATGTCATAACAG GTGTCGGTAATCACAGTCGGGGACAAGCCGCTCTTCCTACAGCTGTCAGAAGTTTCCTCAATGAAAACAGGTCGAAAATCTCCCAATGCA GTACCGTTTTGAGGAGATGA